The DNA sequence TTCAACCCGCAGGATTTAATGGACTGCAGGATGAGGCCCTTTGTAACGTTGGAATTTGACGGCACAATTGGTACATTTGCCACAGCCATGCAATGCCTGGGATCTCCTGATATGTTCGATATGGCACCAAGCTTTACGGCAGAGGAAGAGGGCAATACCACGACTTGGTCGATTTTCACCATCACGTCAGGCGCTGCAAGGGCCGCTCTAGCAACGATGAAGCCCAGGGCGGACGCAAAGAGGATGCAAAATAAAACATCAAAAACCGCTTTGCGCCGCGGCATGAATTATCGCCTCAGGTTATTTGCAATTTGAAGCAGCTCGTCGGCCGTCTGTATCGTCTTGGAATTGGCTTCGTAGGCTCGTTGGGTGACTATCATGGCCACCATCTCTTCGACGACCTGGACGTTTGACATCTCAAGGGTGCTCTGGCGAAGAGTGCCCAAGCCCTCTTCGCCCGGCTGTCCCAGTATGGGAAATCCGCTAGCCGGAGTCTCCAGGAAGAGGTTTTTGCCCATGGCCCTTAACCCCTGGGGGTTGACAAAACGGGCCAGCTCGATCTGGCCGATTTGGTTTGGCTCCACATCGCCCGGCTGTCTGACGTAGACCTCGCCAGTCGGGCTTATGGTGAGCTCCACGGTATCCTCGGGGATTGTGATCTGTGGCTCCAGGAGGTAGCCGTCGGAAGTGACTATCTGTCCGTCTCCATCCAGATGCCAACTGCCGTCTCGAGTGTAGGCGATGGTGCCGTCAGGCAGGGTCACCTGAAAGAATCCGTCCCCCTCTATGGATATGTCCAAGGGATTGTCCGTGACCTGCAGGTTGCCCGGGCTCATTATGCGACCGGTACCAACGAGCCTGGTGCCCAAACCCACCTGGATGCCCGTAGGTATCATTGAATCGGGCTCTACGGGTGCTCCCGGTTCCCTCGCCACCTGATACATGAGGTCCTCAAACTCCGCCCTCATCTTCTTGTATCCCGTGGTGTTGACGTTTGCAAGGTTATTGGAGATGACGTCAAGGTTTGATTGCTGGGCGATCATCCCCGTAGCTCCTGACCATAAGGCGCGTATCATTCCTATCACCTCTTGCTAAAAATCGAGAATCACGACCTGCCGAAGGTCGTTATCAAGGATCCCGTCTGTTCATCCTGAATGCTCAAACTGCGTGCGGCCGCCTCGTATGCCCTTTGGCCTTCTATAAGACGTACCATCTCGTATACCACGTTGACGTTTGATCTCTCAAGCGCCCTTGGCACAAGCCTGGCTGCCCCCACAGGTTGGGCTCCTCCGGATTCGGCGCTTGCCTGGAGCAAGCTCTTCCCCACATTCCTCAAGTACGTGGGATTTTGAAAGGTAACAACCCCAACCCGGCCCACCACATTGCCGTCGGCTATCACGGACCCTCCTTCGTCGATCTCCACGAAGGAAACGTTGGCCACACTGATCGGAGCTCCGTTTCTGCCCAAAACGTTAAGCCCTTCCTGGGTGACCAGGTTGCCGCGCGAATCAAGGGCAAAGTTGCCGGCCCTGGTGTAAAAGACGTTGCCGGCCCTGTCGCCTACGACGAAAAAACCGTCTCCTGAAATGGCGACGTCCAGGGGGTTGCCAGTCACCTCGATCGCACCCTCGGAAGTATCCATAGCAGTCTGCGAAAGCACCACGTTTAGGCCCGAAAGGCCGATGGGCTGATACGACGCCCCCTCAAAGGGAGCCAAGGATTCCCTGCGCTGTATCAACACCTCGGGAAAGGTCTTTTCGACCGAGATGCGCCTTCTAAAGCCCACGGTATCGACGTTGGCCAAGTTGTTGGACACCACGTCGATAGTCTTTTCCTGAACCAGCATTGCCGATGAGGCGCCGTATATGCCGCGATACATCCGGGAAGTCCACCTTTCTTTTTTTGAGATTCTAGCGGCTCGAAACTCTCTTAATGGAGGAATAGACTGCTCCCGCTTCCTTCAAGGCGCTAAGCTCCTCAAGCGCCTTGCCGGTGCCTAAGGCTACGCACTCCAAGGGCGATTCGGCCACGTAAGTGTTTATCCCCGTCTGTTCAAAGATTAGCTCTGGAAGTCCCTGGAGCAACGCTCCTCCTCCGGTCAAAACTATCCCTCTGTCAATAATATCGGCAGAAAGTTCCGCCGGCGTTAGCTCCAAAACGCGCCTTATGCTCCTGATTATCGACGAGACTATCTCCGAAATCGCTTCCTGTACGTCGTTCGTCGTCAACTCTACCTGCCTTGGCAGGCCCAAGATGATGTCTCGGCCCTTCACGACCATGGACTTCAGCTCGTCTCCTGAGACCTTGCGGCAATTTCCTATGGATATCTTCAAAAGCTCGGCGGTCTGGGAACCTATCTCGAGGTTGTACTTCTTGCGGACATACCTTATTATCGCCTCGTCCATGGCGTCGCCTCCAAGACGCAGGGATTCTGCAACCACAAGGCCACCCAAGGATATGACGGCTATGTCGGAGGTGCCTCCGCCTACGTCCACTACCATGTTGCCCCGCGGTTCTTCCACCGGAAGTCCGGCACCTATGGCAGCTGCCATTGGTTCCTCTATGAGGTAGGCCTCCTTTGCACCCACTTCCAGGGCTGCTTCGAGGACAGCCCTTCTTTCCACGTCGGTGGCACCCGACGGCACGCCGATCATCACGCGATGCCGCAACAGCCGATTGACGCCCGACATGATCTTTTTGAGGAAATGGCGTATCATGGCTTCCGTCATCGTGTAGTTTGCTATGACCCCGCTTTGAAGCGGACGCACGGCAATGACGTTGCCGGGCGTGCGCCCCAACATCCTCTTGGCCTCGGAACCGACGGCCAGAATTTTATTCGTGTTCTGGTCTATGGCCACCACTGACGGTTCCGTCATCACTACTCCCTTTCCCTTGATGTAAATCAATATCGTTGCAGTGCCCAAATCTATGCCTATATCCAATCCCAACACAAAGGGTAACCTCCTTTCGTCCATGGCGAGGGGTCGTATTTTACTTCCCACAAAAACAGGGCATTGGCCGGCACAGTCGGCCCGGCCTCCTCGCGGGAGCCGCTTTTCAAAAGAAGCTCCACTTCAGGCAAACTCCTTCGCCCCGCAGCAACCTCATCCATTGTACCGATGATGATCCTCACCATGTTCGTCAAAAATGACCTACCTATTATAGTCACCTTTATCATGTGACCGATATTTTCCAGTTTGGCATCAATTATAGTACGCCACGCATTGTCCGGGAGATCGGCCTTTCTACAGAAGGCGCTGAAATCGTGATGGCCCTTTATCATCGACAAAAAGGCCCTTGCCTTCTGCATGTCCCAGGGCTTTCCGTTTCGCCAAAGGTGTTCGTCCAGGTGGGGAAGCCTGCAATCACCCTTCCATATGAAATAGGCGTACTTTCGCCAAAGGGCGCTTTTTCTTGCATCGAAGCCCTCATCCACGGGAACCACTTCAAAGACCCCTATGGAGGACGGCAAATTAGCCTCCAGGGCTTTCCTTAAAGCATCCGGGCCATGGGGCCAAAACATGTCGAAAGAAACGACCTGACCAAGGGCATGAACGCCGCGGTCAGTCCTGCCGGCTCCGGTCACCCTGACCAT is a window from the Acetomicrobium flavidum genome containing:
- the flgF gene encoding flagellar basal-body rod protein FlgF, which produces MYRGIYGASSAMLVQEKTIDVVSNNLANVDTVGFRRRISVEKTFPEVLIQRRESLAPFEGASYQPIGLSGLNVVLSQTAMDTSEGAIEVTGNPLDVAISGDGFFVVGDRAGNVFYTRAGNFALDSRGNLVTQEGLNVLGRNGAPISVANVSFVEIDEGGSVIADGNVVGRVGVVTFQNPTYLRNVGKSLLQASAESGGAQPVGAARLVPRALERSNVNVVYEMVRLIEGQRAYEAAARSLSIQDEQTGSLITTFGRS
- the flgG gene encoding flagellar basal-body rod protein FlgG, giving the protein MIRALWSGATGMIAQQSNLDVISNNLANVNTTGYKKMRAEFEDLMYQVAREPGAPVEPDSMIPTGIQVGLGTRLVGTGRIMSPGNLQVTDNPLDISIEGDGFFQVTLPDGTIAYTRDGSWHLDGDGQIVTSDGYLLEPQITIPEDTVELTISPTGEVYVRQPGDVEPNQIGQIELARFVNPQGLRAMGKNLFLETPASGFPILGQPGEEGLGTLRQSTLEMSNVQVVEEMVAMIVTQRAYEANSKTIQTADELLQIANNLRR
- the mreB gene encoding rod shape-determining protein; protein product: MLGLDIGIDLGTATILIYIKGKGVVMTEPSVVAIDQNTNKILAVGSEAKRMLGRTPGNVIAVRPLQSGVIANYTMTEAMIRHFLKKIMSGVNRLLRHRVMIGVPSGATDVERRAVLEAALEVGAKEAYLIEEPMAAAIGAGLPVEEPRGNMVVDVGGGTSDIAVISLGGLVVAESLRLGGDAMDEAIIRYVRKKYNLEIGSQTAELLKISIGNCRKVSGDELKSMVVKGRDIILGLPRQVELTTNDVQEAISEIVSSIIRSIRRVLELTPAELSADIIDRGIVLTGGGALLQGLPELIFEQTGINTYVAESPLECVALGTGKALEELSALKEAGAVYSSIKRVSSR
- the truA gene encoding tRNA pseudouridine(38-40) synthase TruA, whose translation is MDILTRYAALISYDGSAFHGFQRQRGLPTVQEALEDALSLLNKGMVRVTGAGRTDRGVHALGQVVSFDMFWPHGPDALRKALEANLPSSIGVFEVVPVDEGFDARKSALWRKYAYFIWKGDCRLPHLDEHLWRNGKPWDMQKARAFLSMIKGHHDFSAFCRKADLPDNAWRTIIDAKLENIGHMIKVTIIGRSFLTNMVRIIIGTMDEVAAGRRSLPEVELLLKSGSREEAGPTVPANALFLWEVKYDPSPWTKGGYPLCWDWI